In Streptomyces sp. RFCAC02, the following proteins share a genomic window:
- a CDS encoding SDR family oxidoreductase, which translates to MNTPDSTPPAQAARVAVVTGGSRGIGRAVSLRLARDGMAVVVNYAGDTAAAEETVAAVTEEGGRAVAVRADVADEHAVAALFDRAERDFGGVDAVVNCAGRMVLSPIADLDLAELDALHRTNIRGTFVVAQQAARRLRTGGSFVAFSTSVVGTQFPTYGAYAASKGAVEAMTMILARELRGRDITVNTVAPGPTATDLFLEGKTDEQVDRLAKVPPLERLGTPEDIARVVAFLTGPEGHWVNGQILRANGGMV; encoded by the coding sequence ATGAACACACCTGACTCCACCCCGCCCGCGCAGGCCGCGCGGGTCGCCGTCGTCACGGGCGGATCGCGCGGCATCGGCCGGGCGGTCAGCCTGCGGCTCGCCCGGGACGGCATGGCCGTCGTCGTGAACTACGCCGGCGACACGGCCGCCGCCGAGGAGACGGTCGCGGCCGTCACCGAGGAGGGCGGCCGGGCGGTCGCGGTCCGGGCCGACGTGGCGGACGAGCACGCGGTCGCCGCGCTGTTCGACCGCGCCGAGCGGGACTTCGGCGGCGTGGACGCCGTCGTCAACTGCGCGGGCCGGATGGTCCTGTCGCCCATCGCCGACCTCGACCTCGCGGAGCTCGACGCCCTGCACCGCACCAACATCCGGGGCACGTTCGTCGTCGCGCAGCAGGCGGCGCGGCGGCTGCGGACGGGCGGCTCGTTCGTCGCGTTCTCGACCTCCGTGGTCGGCACGCAGTTCCCCACCTACGGCGCGTACGCGGCGAGCAAGGGCGCCGTCGAGGCCATGACCATGATCCTCGCCCGTGAACTGCGCGGCCGGGACATCACCGTGAACACCGTCGCCCCTGGGCCGACCGCCACCGACCTCTTCCTGGAGGGCAAGACGGACGAGCAGGTCGACCGGCTCGCCAAGGTCCCGCCCCTGGAGCGGCTCGGCACCCCCGAGGACATCGCCCGCGTCGTCGCCTTCCTCACCGGACCGGAGGGGCACTGGGTGAACGGGCAGATCCTGCGCGCGAACGGCGGCATGGTCTGA
- a CDS encoding helix-turn-helix transcriptional regulator yields MASARYTELGEFLRSRRARVRPADVGLPTGPRRRVPGLRREEVAQLAGASVDYYNELERGAGSQPSEQMIAALARALRLTADERDHLYHLADRPVPPQGGAASHVHPGLLDLLGRLTSTPAQVITDLHVTLVQNPLAVALLGDHSGFHGARASFVHRWFTEPGTRRLYPEADHEAQARSFVADLRAAAARRDAKDAEAAALIGGLLRTSPEFAALWAEHDVAVRRKDRKRIVHPALGLIEVNCLNLFSEDGRQRLLWFTPATGTESAGLLDLLTVIGTQEFAGPAR; encoded by the coding sequence ATGGCTTCTGCGCGGTACACCGAACTGGGGGAGTTCCTGCGCTCGCGGCGCGCACGCGTCCGGCCGGCCGACGTGGGGCTGCCCACGGGGCCCCGCCGCCGCGTGCCCGGGCTGCGGCGTGAGGAGGTCGCGCAGCTCGCCGGCGCGTCGGTGGACTACTACAACGAGCTGGAGCGCGGCGCCGGGTCGCAGCCGTCCGAGCAGATGATCGCCGCCCTCGCGCGGGCGCTGCGGCTGACGGCCGACGAGCGCGACCACCTCTACCACCTGGCCGACCGGCCGGTGCCGCCCCAGGGCGGTGCCGCGTCGCACGTGCACCCCGGCCTGCTCGACCTGCTCGGACGCCTCACCTCGACGCCGGCGCAGGTCATCACCGACCTGCACGTCACCCTGGTGCAGAACCCGCTCGCCGTGGCCCTGCTCGGGGATCACTCCGGTTTCCACGGCGCGCGGGCCAGCTTCGTCCACCGGTGGTTCACCGAGCCGGGGACCCGGCGGCTGTACCCCGAGGCCGATCACGAGGCGCAGGCGCGCTCCTTCGTCGCCGATCTGCGGGCCGCCGCCGCCCGGCGGGACGCGAAGGACGCCGAGGCCGCCGCGCTGATCGGCGGGCTGCTCAGGACGTCGCCGGAGTTCGCCGCGCTGTGGGCCGAGCACGACGTGGCGGTCCGGCGCAAGGACCGCAAGCGCATCGTCCATCCCGCGCTCGGCCTGATCGAGGTGAACTGCCTCAACCTGTTCAGCGAGGACGGCCGGCAGCGGCTGCTCTGGTTCACCCCCGCGACCGGCACGGAGAGCGCCGGCCTGCTCGACCTGCTCACGGTCATCGGCACGCAGGAGTTCGCCGGCCCCGCGCGCTGA
- a CDS encoding methyltransferase domain-containing protein — MDTTISATGGPAASPYVHGYSVDEARRLGDQADSLAALLHAGTSYPPGSRVLEAGCGVGAQTAHLLRGSPGIRLTAVDIDARSLARARARVAAAVPDAEVEWRRADVRRLPLDERSFDHVFVCFVLEHVPDPAAVLDGLRRVLRPGGTITVIEGDHGSAFFHPDSAAARAVIRAQTRLQAAAGGDALIGRRLRPLLTAAGFAGVRVEPRTVYADASRPDLVEGFTRRTFTALMAAAGADAAAAGLMDRAEWDRGIADLHRTAGEGGTFHYAFMKGTAVKPAARP, encoded by the coding sequence ATGGACACCACGATCAGCGCCACCGGCGGCCCCGCCGCCTCCCCGTACGTGCACGGATACTCGGTGGACGAGGCCCGCCGGCTCGGCGACCAGGCCGACTCGCTGGCCGCGCTCCTCCACGCCGGCACGTCCTACCCGCCGGGCAGCCGCGTGCTGGAGGCCGGCTGCGGGGTCGGGGCGCAGACGGCGCACCTGCTGCGGGGCAGCCCGGGCATCCGGCTCACGGCTGTGGACATCGACGCGCGGTCCCTCGCCCGGGCACGGGCGCGGGTCGCGGCCGCCGTACCGGACGCGGAGGTCGAGTGGCGGCGGGCGGACGTGCGGCGGCTGCCGCTGGACGAGCGGTCGTTCGACCACGTCTTCGTCTGCTTCGTCCTCGAACACGTCCCCGACCCGGCGGCCGTGCTGGACGGCCTGCGGCGCGTGCTGCGGCCGGGCGGCACGATCACGGTGATCGAGGGGGACCACGGGTCGGCGTTCTTCCACCCGGACAGCGCCGCCGCGCGGGCCGTGATCCGGGCGCAGACCCGGCTGCAGGCGGCGGCGGGCGGTGACGCGCTGATCGGCCGCCGGCTCCGGCCGCTGCTGACCGCGGCGGGCTTCGCCGGCGTACGGGTCGAGCCGCGCACCGTGTACGCCGACGCGTCACGGCCCGACCTGGTGGAGGGGTTCACCCGCCGTACGTTCACCGCGCTGATGGCGGCGGCCGGGGCGGACGCGGCGGCGGCCGGCTTGATGGACCGCGCGGAATGGGACCGGGGGATCGCCGACCTCCACCGGACGGCCGGGGAGGGGGGAACGTTCCACTACGCCTTCATGAAGGGGACGGCGGTGAAACCGGCCGCCAGGCCGTGA
- a CDS encoding 4-oxalocrotonate tautomerase family protein has translation MPFAHFKVPAGTVTDEDKRKIVERTTDLFAEIYGERARPTTVVLVDEVADGGWGVAGTVLTAAALNGDA, from the coding sequence GTGCCTTTCGCCCACTTCAAGGTCCCCGCCGGCACCGTCACCGACGAGGACAAGAGGAAGATCGTCGAGCGCACCACCGACCTCTTCGCGGAGATCTACGGTGAGCGGGCACGCCCGACCACCGTCGTGCTCGTCGACGAGGTCGCCGACGGCGGCTGGGGTGTCGCCGGCACCGTCCTGACCGCCGCCGCGCTCAACGGGGACGCCTGA
- a CDS encoding PLP-dependent aminotransferase family protein → MDRAKDAPDDRSESRAAHAGSDFLQLSPGDAPPGGLADWLAGALRAAVADGRLPVGARLPATRVLAADLRVSRGVVTEAYRRLSEGGLVAGRGRNGTVVVAAPATRPSPAPPVPRAGGSGVFSGTPGTDVFEELRAHPALVDLSPGVPDLAAFPRAAWLRTERAVLTGLPTSDLRYGDPRGVPELRRAVAAWLARNRGFAPDPADVLIVTGVAQALGLIARVLLADGTGTLAVEDPGSLGVRQHLVASGLVTPPVPVDAYGLRVDALRASGAPAVLVTPAHQFPTGVVLAGGRRRELMRWAGGGGLIVEDDYDAEHRYDRPPVPALRSLLPEHVHYTGSVSKLLAPALRIGWLVAPPRHRDALTAAKRYADLGNAVVPQLVLARLMDSGALERHVRLLRTRHRRRRDAMIGALRAHLPGAVVHGVAAGLHLMVTYGGAGADDRAVAAEALARGVKVQPLSWFHQEPGPAGAVLGYGACGPAEIERGVALLGEALRAVG, encoded by the coding sequence GTGGACAGAGCCAAAGACGCCCCGGACGACCGGTCCGAAAGCCGTGCCGCGCACGCCGGTTCGGACTTCCTCCAGCTCTCCCCCGGCGACGCCCCGCCGGGCGGGCTCGCGGACTGGCTGGCGGGCGCCCTGCGGGCGGCCGTCGCGGACGGGCGGCTCCCCGTCGGCGCCCGTCTCCCCGCGACCCGGGTCCTCGCCGCCGACCTGCGCGTGTCGCGCGGTGTCGTGACGGAGGCGTACCGGCGGCTGTCGGAGGGGGGCCTCGTGGCGGGCCGGGGCCGCAACGGCACGGTCGTCGTGGCCGCCCCGGCGACCCGCCCCTCCCCCGCGCCACCGGTCCCCCGCGCCGGTGGCTCCGGCGTGTTCTCGGGCACGCCGGGGACGGACGTGTTCGAGGAGCTGCGCGCGCACCCCGCCCTCGTCGACCTGTCGCCCGGGGTCCCGGACCTGGCCGCGTTCCCGCGCGCCGCCTGGCTGCGGACCGAGCGCGCCGTCCTCACCGGCCTCCCCACGTCGGACCTCCGCTACGGCGACCCGCGCGGCGTGCCGGAGCTGCGCCGGGCGGTCGCCGCCTGGCTCGCCCGCAACCGGGGGTTCGCGCCCGACCCGGCGGACGTCCTCATCGTCACGGGCGTCGCGCAGGCCCTCGGCCTCATCGCCCGCGTGCTGCTGGCCGACGGCACGGGGACGCTGGCCGTGGAGGACCCCGGTTCGCTCGGCGTACGGCAGCACCTCGTGGCGTCCGGCCTCGTCACACCGCCCGTTCCGGTCGACGCGTACGGCCTGCGCGTCGACGCGTTGCGGGCGTCGGGCGCCCCGGCCGTCCTCGTGACGCCGGCGCACCAGTTCCCCACGGGGGTGGTGCTCGCGGGCGGACGGCGGCGCGAGCTGATGCGCTGGGCCGGCGGTGGCGGGCTGATCGTCGAGGACGACTACGACGCGGAACACCGCTACGACCGGCCGCCCGTACCGGCGCTCCGTTCGCTGCTCCCCGAGCACGTGCACTACACCGGGAGCGTGTCCAAGCTGCTCGCCCCCGCCCTGCGCATCGGGTGGCTCGTGGCCCCGCCGCGCCACCGGGACGCCCTGACGGCGGCGAAACGGTACGCCGACCTCGGCAACGCCGTCGTCCCCCAGCTCGTGCTCGCCCGCCTCATGGACTCCGGCGCGCTCGAACGCCACGTGCGGCTGCTGCGCACCCGCCACCGGCGGCGGCGCGACGCGATGATCGGCGCGCTGCGCGCGCACCTGCCGGGCGCGGTCGTGCACGGCGTGGCGGCCGGGCTGCACCTGATGGTGACCTACGGCGGAGCCGGGGCGGACGACCGCGCGGTCGCGGCGGAGGCGCTGGCGCGGGGGGTGAAGGTGCAGCCGTTGTCGTGGTTCCACCAGGAACCGGGGCCTGCCGGGGCCGTCCTCGGGTACGGGGCGTGCGGTCCGGCCGAGATCGAGCGGGGCGTCGCGCTGCTGGGGGAGGCGCTCCGGGCGGTCGGGTGA
- a CDS encoding MSMEG_6728 family protein — MQTFLPYPGFAASAAVLDPRRLGKQRVEALQVLRGLTVPGYGWRNHPAVRMWTGYREALVRYGLEVCAVWSAAGRADTCAASLVTGFGAAGGGRGGAVRGQEELAAAGEVPPWLGDEAFHRSHRSALVRKDPGFYGGLFPGVPDDLPYVWPASDRAA, encoded by the coding sequence ATGCAGACGTTTCTGCCCTACCCGGGTTTCGCCGCCTCGGCGGCCGTCCTCGACCCCAGGCGGCTCGGCAAGCAGCGCGTGGAGGCGTTGCAGGTACTGCGGGGGCTGACCGTTCCCGGATACGGGTGGCGGAACCATCCGGCCGTGCGGATGTGGACCGGGTACCGGGAGGCGCTGGTGCGGTACGGGCTGGAGGTGTGCGCCGTGTGGTCCGCCGCGGGGCGGGCGGACACGTGCGCGGCGTCGCTCGTCACCGGGTTCGGTGCGGCCGGCGGGGGGCGCGGCGGTGCGGTGCGGGGGCAGGAGGAGCTGGCGGCGGCGGGCGAGGTGCCGCCGTGGCTGGGGGACGAGGCGTTCCACCGGAGCCACCGTTCCGCTCTGGTGCGGAAGGACCCCGGGTTCTACGGGGGGCTGTTCCCCGGGGTGCCGGACGACCTGCCGTACGTGTGGCCCGCGTCGGACCGGGCGGCGTGA